CACCCCGTGGGTACTCGGGTGCTGCGGCCCCATGTTGATGAGCATCTCCTGGGTGGGAAGCGCTTCCGCGTGGGCCTTCATACCTTGATCCCGTGGTAGAACTCGGGGTACTTGTAGTCCTTGCGCAGCGGGTGCCCCTCCCAGTCCTCCGGAAGCAGGATGCGTCGCAGGTCCCAGGACCCCTCGAAGACGATCCCGTAGAGGTCGTACGCCTCCCTCTCCTGGAAGTTCGCCGCCGGCCAGACCCCGTCGACGCTCGGCAGCGACGGCGCCTCCCGGGGAAGGTACGCCTTGACCCCGATCTGGTGGCCGATCGTAAGGGAATAGAGATGGTAGACGACGGCGAAGCGGTCCTTGTAGTCGACGCCGGACAGGCACATGAGCGAGTCGAACTTCATCGCGGGGTCGTCGCGCAGGAACAGGGAGACCTCCCGGACCGACTCCGGAGACACGACCAGGAAGGCCGGGCGGAAGCCCTCCTCCTGGAGTTCCACCACCGCGTCGCCGAATTTCGCCTTGACCGCCTCGAAGATCGCTTTCGGTTCCAAACGGG
The Candidatus Deferrimicrobiaceae bacterium genome window above contains:
- a CDS encoding NADH-quinone oxidoreductase subunit C; translation: MEPKAIFEAVKAKFGDAVVELQEEGFRPAFLVVSPESVREVSLFLRDDPAMKFDSLMCLSGVDYKDRFAVVYHLYSLTIGHQIGVKAYLPREAPSLPSVDGVWPAANFQEREAYDLYGIVFEGSWDLRRILLPEDWEGHPLRKDYKYPEFYHGIKV